Genomic DNA from Desulfonatronum sp. SC1:
TCAGAGATTTTTTAGGGTGACGACGACCGGTTGTTGTTTGTCTCCATCCTTGCCGATCTGGTTGAGCGGTACAACTGGATATGTCATGGTTATTGCCTTATCAGTCCGTTGAAAAACTCCCAATTGCTGCGTCGCCGCAAAAAGTTCAAACTCTCACGTATGAATAAATACGCTTCGACCTTGACCTTTTATTGCTCCTTGCACTTGGGGTTTTTGAACGGACTGCCGGATAAGGACTTTTTCAACACTCAGTTATGGGCAACCACTATCACCTCCTGATCGAGACACCGGATGGAAATCTCTCGCAGGGCATGCGGCAGCTGAACGGGATCTACACCCAGAAGTTCAACCGGAGCCACGCAAGGGCAGGGCATGTCTTTCAGGGGCGGTTCAAATCCATTGTGGTCGACAAGGAGTCCCATCTGTTGGAGTTGTGCCGCTATATCGTCCTGAATCCGGTCCGGGCCGGGATGGCGCGGCATCCCAAAGTTTACCCCTGGTCCAGTTATTGCGCCACTGCCGGGTTGAAGAAGAAATTGGACCTCCTCTCAACGGACTGGATTCTTGCCCAATTCGGGAATGACCGGAAGCAGGCGCAACTGGAGTACCAAAGGTTCGTTCTTGCGGGGATCAGCAAGGAGTCACCCTGGAAGAAGCTCGTTGGGCAATGTCTCTTGGGGGAGGAACCCTTCCTGGAAAAGCTCTTTCCATTTCTCCAGAAGAAAACCGGATTCGCCGAAATCCCAAGGGTTCAACGTTTTGCGCCGCGACCTCCACTGGAGAAGCTTTTCCCAGGAGGGCAGTCAAAGCCGCACCGAGACAAGGCCATCGCGGCAGGACACATTGAGCACGGCTACTCCCAGCAGTCTATCGCCACGCATCTCGGGCTTCATTATGCCACTGTCAGCAGGATCATCAAAAAAGAACGAAATATATTAAAAAGCAAGACCTGACCCCAATACTATTGCCATTCTTCGGTGGGAAACCTACGAAAGCATTACGGAGACGTTGGACATCCTTTCCGACCCGGAAGGATACGGCGACCTGAAAACAGGTATACTCCAGGCGCGACAAGGGAAGTTGATCGACTTCGAAGAGTTCAAAAAGGGCTTCGATGTATAGAATCAAGCTCACTGAGTTGGCGGCTCAGAAGCTACAAGGCATTGAAGCTACGGCCAGGAGTCAGATCATCAGAAAGGGTTGACCAACTGAAGGAGGCCCCAGAGCTATTAGGCAAGGCGCTATCTGGGCCATTGAAAGAATTCAGTTCAGATCTGCACGTGCGGCCGGTCAACGGTATCGGGTTGTCTACCGAATTGAAGAGACACTGGTTGTCGTGATCGTAGTTGCCGTTGAAATCCGAAAAGCTGGAGACAAAAAGGACAACTACGAGTTGATGAAAAAACTCGTTCGGACAGAAATCGCGAAAAACAACGGCTAGTGCCCGCATGAGCGGGGTGCGGCGCTGATTCAGCTAATTCCCTTCAAAAACCTCCGGCCCGCGTACGCTTTAAATCCGCGCCGCAAGGCCGGAGGTGATATGCACCTCAAATCGCGCGGCCGGGGCGGCCGCGGGCGGCACCGCTTTCTCCACCACCACGCGCCCCCCGGAAACAGCGCACATTCGCCGGGGATGCCGGATTCTCGGCGGACTACTCGTGCGATGCCGGTGGGGCATCGTTCCAGATATCCCGCGCGATTTTCCACGCGCCATCAGCCTGTCGCTTGAGCACCAGCAGGAAGTTGCCGGAAGTGTCCAAGGCCGCGCCGCCGGATTTCGGGGTATCGGACCGGATGAATGCGCCATGCAGAAACGCCCAGTCACCGCATACCTGGACATCGTCGGCATGCATGTTGATTCTGGTGTCAAAAAGCTGGAAATATTCCGCGTACAATTCCAACACCCGGTCCTTGCCAGTGATCGCCGACCGACCCGGCATCAACCAGACCGCATGGTCGTCAACAAGCCTGTTTACCGCGGCAATGTCAGCGCTGGTAAACGCGACACTGAAATCCTGGAGCACCTTTTCAATTGCCGCCTGATCGGACTGCTCCGCGCACGCCAGACCGGCACCGGACAACATAACCGCAAAAGTCACCGCCACCAACAAAACCATTCCGCAATACTTTTTCATACCAGTCCCCCCCCCTTAAAAATTCATGAATACCAACACCAGTGACAAAAATCGCTTTTCAGGCAGCATGGACGCCCGTCCGCTGGAAGCCAGCCTGAAGGAACATTTTAATCTAATAAATGTAGCGGGTTTGGGCTGGGGAAGTCAAGGCCGACTCGGTGTCGCAGTCCGGAAATAGGGCATCGTAGCAAGGCTCGATGACCCATTCGGCCCAATCGTCGGTAAGACGCAAACGCTCTGCCCCAAAGGAACCAGCGGATCGCGTACCGCGTATGCTGCATTCATCCCTTCAGCGCCGATTCGCCCAATTCCCCACGAAAACCTCCGGCCCGCTTGTGCTTCAAATCCGGGCCGCCAGCTCCCCTCTTTGTTCGTTCACCGTCAGGGCAATGATCAGGGCTGCGATGAAAAACACCAGACAGAGCAGTACGGAGAATTGCAATCCGAACCGGACCTGGAGTACGCCCAGGCCCAGGATGCCGAAGATGGCCGCCAGTTTGACGGTCATGCCCCAGAAGCCGAAAAACTCCGCCGCCTTGCCCAGGGGCGTCAGTCGGCCCACCAGGGCCCTGGCCGAGGACTGGAGCGAACCGAGTCCGAATCCGGCCATGCATCCCGCTCCAAGAAAGACCTGCTGGGGCTGCAATGAAAGTCCGGCCAGATGGTTGAGCATCAAGGTCAGTTGCGGCGTGGCGGCGATCATGGCCACTGCCGCGATCCAGAGCAGCAGGGTCAGGTTGTAGGTGCGCTTGGCCCCGATCCGGTCCTGAAGCAGGCCGAACAGGAACGCGCCTGCTGCCGCGGTGATCTGGGTCAGGACGAACATCAGCATCTGATACAGCGGCTCCCAGCGGATGATCTGGTCTCCGTAGATGAAGGCAAAGCTGATGATGATGGACAGTCCGGCCATGGCGAAAAACAGAGAGCCCAGGAACAGGCCGAGATCCCGGAACCGGCCCAGCCGGGTCAGGGTCCAGGCCACGCGGTTGAACCCGATGCGCAAATAGTCCAGCCTGGATGAAACAGGGCCATGGCCCGCGCTAGCCCGCTGAATTCGCGGTTCCCGGAGCCAGAGAAAGGTGGGAATCGCGCCCACCAGGAAGAACAGGGCCGCCAGCGGTCCCACGAAGCGCAGATTGGCGAAGTTGTCCTCCGCGATCCCGCCCAGCCCCAGGAGCACGAACCCGGTGGCCAAAAGCCCGCCCACATATCCCAGGGCCCAGCCGAACCCGGAGATCCGGCCGAGCTTTTCCGGCGGCCCCAGGCTGGGCAGGAACCCGGCGATGAAGGATTCCCCTACGGCGTAGCCGAAGTTGGAGATGATGATCAGGGTCATGGCCAGGGCGATCTGGCCAGGGGCGACGAAGTACAGGCAGGCCGTGGAAATCACGGTCAGGAGGTAGCTGGCGAACAGGAAGCGCTTTTTTACCGCGGCATGGTCCATGATCGCGCCGCAGATCGGGGCGATGAGGATCACCAGGGCGTAGCTCACGGCCAGGGAAACGCTCCAGAGCAGGTTTCCCAGGCGGTAGTCCGGGCCGTCGCCCACGATCACCCGGGTGAAGATCACCCCGAAAACCACGGTGATGATCAGCGTGGTATAGGCCTGGTTGGCCAGATCGAACATGGCCCAGCCGAAGATTTCCCGTTTGGAGGCCATGGGGCGCGCAACGGATGCGAGCGCCGCGTTTTGCGGATCAGCCATGGTCCGGGCCGTGTTCCAGCGTGATCACATCGCCGGGCTCGGGCAGGACGCCGTACACGCCCATGGCCTCGGCAAGAATGGCCCGGATGGTTCCCGCGCTTTCTTGCCGTACCCGGCGGTTGACGTGCACCAGGGCCAGATTCCGGGCCCGGACGTCACGGGCCAGCTTCAGGCAGCCAGGAACCCCGCCATGTCCTGGGGTGTCCAGCTCCAGACCATAAGCTTCGTGAACGAGCAGACCCACGCCTTGGGCCAGCTCCGCCGTGGCCGGGCTGGGCCGACCGTCCCCGCTGTAAACCACCGATTGTCCGTCCCGATCCAGCCGCACGGCCAGACACGGCGTCACGGCACTGTGATCACCCAGCGCGAAACTCCACCGCGCCCCGGCGACATGGATCACCTCGCCGGGAACCGCTTCAAAAAAAAGCAAAGGAAAGTTGAGGCGTGGCCGGAATCCTGGGTAGGCCAACTCAAAGGCGGCCCATACCTTTTCCTCAACCCCGGCCTGACCGACGATGGTCAGGGGCAGGGTCCGTCCCTCTTCCCAGAAACGCAGCAAGAGCAGCGGCAGGCCCAGAAAATGGTCTCCATGAAAATGAGAGATCCAGACGGCGTCGAGGGCGGAACATGTCCGCGCGTCATCCGGAGCATGGCGGTAGTAGGCCGCCGGGGCCGTGAACCCGCAATCCAGCAGCACATGCGCATCGCCGTCCGGATCGGGAAAGGAAACCAGCAGGGAGGTGTTTGGGTAGTGCTCGTCAAATGCCTCGCCGACGCCGAGAAAACAGATCCGCATCAGTGCTCCGGGTTGCAGGTTGTGGGGCGGTTCGTTTTCATGACGGTCATTCCGTGATGCCCAAACGTTTCAGCTTCTTGCGCAGCCCCTCGCGGCTTATGCCCAGCACTTTGGCGGCCTGGGTCTTGTTGCCTTGCGTGGAGCGCAAGGCGTTCAGGATGAGCATTTTTTCGGTTGCGAGCAAACTCCCGGGGACCGTGACAATGGGGGGAACCGAACCAGGTTCGCGGGAAGGAATGCAAGTCGATCCGGCCGGTTCGGAAGCTGCAGGCGGCTCGGCCGATTCGGACGATATCGAGGGACGAGCCCGGACGTGGCCCAGGTCCAAAGCGACGCTCGTGGTCGCCGCTGGTTCACGCTCCTGATTGCCGCGAATTCCGGGCGATAAATCCTCGAAGTGTATTTCACCGACAAAGGACAGCGCCACCAGGCGTTCCATCTCGTTGCTCAGCTCACGAACATTTCCCGGCCAATCGTAACTCGCCAGAGCCTCCAGGGCGGACTTGGCCAAGCGCGGCTGATCCCGGCCCATGCTCCGGGAGTGCAGATCCAGAAAGTGCCGCATGAGCGGCACGATGTCTTCCCGGCGCTCGCGCAGTGGTGGCAGGTGCAGCGACATCACGTTCAGCCGGAAGAACAGATCCCCGCGAAACGCGCCGCTCTGGACGGCCAGGGTCATGTCCTTGTTCGTGGCGGCAAGGATCCGGACATCCAGTTGCAGAACCCGCGTGCCGCCCACCCGTGTCAGTTCCCGCTCTTCCAGAACGCGGAGCAGCTTGCCCTGGCAGGACAAGGGCATGTCCGCGATTTCATCCAGCAGCAGGGTTCCGCCCTGGGCCTGCTCCAGCAGGCCGCGGTGCATCAGCACCCCGGTGGCCACGCCCTTCTCGATGCCGAACAGTTCCCGCTCGAACAGGGTTTCCGGCACGGCCGAGCAGTTCAGGGCAATGAACGGACCAGCCTTGCGCGGGGAATTGTAATGAAGGGCCTTGGCCAGCAGTTCCTTGCCAGTGCCGGTTTCGCCGGTGATCAGGACGCTGATGGAGGTGTCCGCGATGCGCTCCACCTGACCCAGAACAGCCCGCATGGGCGGGCTTTGACCCACGATCCTTTTGGCGGAATACCGCTCAACCAGGCCCTGTTTCAGCCCCTGGTTCTCCCGCAGTAGCCGCCGCCTGGCCTCACGCAGTTCGTCGCCAACCCGCCGCAGCTCCGTGACCATCCCTTCCAGTCGGTACTCCCGGGCCTCCACCTTGACCAGCATCAGGCCGAAGGACTCGGCCAGCTTGGCCAATGGCGAAGGATACTCCGCGTTCCGGGTCATCTCGAACAGCTCCCCGGCCCGGTCATACCGCCCCCAGGCCAAATCGTTGCAGATATGCTCCATGATGGTCAGAAGCTGCTCCAGCCGCGGAGAAAGCGATTCGTGGTCGTCTTCGGTGGTGTTCATGCCTTTATCCCGTTGAAAAGAAAGATTCTCAATGCCAAGCGTCAATCATCGACGAATAACATAATATAGGTGTTTCCGGAAAGATGGTAGTGCAGGACGTCGCGGGCCGTCTTGGCCAACAGGAACAGCCCGGTCGCGACAGTTTCGCTTCGTTGGCGCGGGAGGGGTGGACGGGTGGCGGGCAATGATCCACGACTTCGACCCGTGAACCGCAGATAATTTCCACGAACATCCCGTCATCCCTGCGCTGAATGTCGAAGGGGCAGGCCTCGTCCCCGTCCGCGAAGTGCTCGCAGAAATGACCAACGTCTCCTCGCAGGCCAGGCGCAGGCGATGGAAGATTCCGTCGCTCATCCTGAATTCGTGTCGAATATCCTCCAACGTGGCCAGCAGCCTGGGCTTTTCCTCCGATCACGGCGCAAGTCGGAAGGTTTTGCGGGGCTTTGGAAAGAGGACCGATTTCTCTGTGCCCTCCAAGTATTCGAGCAACAGGAGACAAGCCACCGAAGAATCGAATCACCAACCACGAATATTACGCACTGCACGGGCAAAGAGACGAGACGACATTTTTCCAAGTATTGCTTCGCCGCTTTTGAGCTCCACGTACCATGCGTGGTCATCATCCTTGCCAGAGCGGGTGTATGACCAATGAAAAAAGGGCATCAACTCCATCATGTTTTTGCATGGTGAGCGAGAAAGCTCCAGCAATTCGTCCTTACTCGGAGGCCTCCAGTCGGAGTGACCTCCCAAAGAACGGCTAAGAGCATAGTCAATGGCCTCATTAAAATCCCTTGCAACACCCGGATCTTTTTGCCACATTTTGCCTGAGTAGTTGTCCGTTACGGTCCCGTTCCCGTTGTCCACGCACGGTTCGGCAAAGGCCGTGCCTGCCATGAACAGCATGGCCATGCAGAGCATGAAGGCCAGGGCCATGGTTCCGAAATAGTTTTGCATTTTCCGCATAACGTTCCTCCCATGGTTAAATTGTGATGTATGTTATTCTGAATTATTGCACGAACCATACCATGAGAAAAATTTTATAATTCTATAATGTTGCAGAAAGTGCCAACCGGATCAGGTCTCATTTCTTGCGCCAATTTCATTGGCATTGCCGCCATTGTTGGCGGAATCGACTGGTGCGGTCTGGTTTGCAACGACGAGGGCGGTCAGGCCGCTGCTGAA
This window encodes:
- a CDS encoding transposase, with protein sequence MGNHYHLLIETPDGNLSQGMRQLNGIYTQKFNRSHARAGHVFQGRFKSIVVDKESHLLELCRYIVLNPVRAGMARHPKVYPWSSYCATAGLKKKLDLLSTDWILAQFGNDRKQAQLEYQRFVLAGISKESPWKKLVGQCLLGEEPFLEKLFPFLQKKTGFAEIPRVQRFAPRPPLEKLFPGGQSKPHRDKAIAAGHIEHGYSQQSIATHLGLHYATVSRIIKKERNILKSKT
- a CDS encoding DUF4440 domain-containing protein; its protein translation is MKKYCGMVLLVAVTFAVMLSGAGLACAEQSDQAAIEKVLQDFSVAFTSADIAAVNRLVDDHAVWLMPGRSAITGKDRVLELYAEYFQLFDTRINMHADDVQVCGDWAFLHGAFIRSDTPKSGGAALDTSGNFLLVLKRQADGAWKIARDIWNDAPPASHE
- a CDS encoding MFS transporter, which gives rise to MADPQNAALASVARPMASKREIFGWAMFDLANQAYTTLIITVVFGVIFTRVIVGDGPDYRLGNLLWSVSLAVSYALVILIAPICGAIMDHAAVKKRFLFASYLLTVISTACLYFVAPGQIALAMTLIIISNFGYAVGESFIAGFLPSLGPPEKLGRISGFGWALGYVGGLLATGFVLLGLGGIAEDNFANLRFVGPLAALFFLVGAIPTFLWLREPRIQRASAGHGPVSSRLDYLRIGFNRVAWTLTRLGRFRDLGLFLGSLFFAMAGLSIIISFAFIYGDQIIRWEPLYQMLMFVLTQITAAAGAFLFGLLQDRIGAKRTYNLTLLLWIAAVAMIAATPQLTLMLNHLAGLSLQPQQVFLGAGCMAGFGLGSLQSSARALVGRLTPLGKAAEFFGFWGMTVKLAAIFGILGLGVLQVRFGLQFSVLLCLVFFIAALIIALTVNEQRGELAARI
- a CDS encoding MBL fold metallo-hydrolase, encoding MRICFLGVGEAFDEHYPNTSLLVSFPDPDGDAHVLLDCGFTAPAAYYRHAPDDARTCSALDAVWISHFHGDHFLGLPLLLLRFWEEGRTLPLTIVGQAGVEEKVWAAFELAYPGFRPRLNFPLLFFEAVPGEVIHVAGARWSFALGDHSAVTPCLAVRLDRDGQSVVYSGDGRPSPATAELAQGVGLLVHEAYGLELDTPGHGGVPGCLKLARDVRARNLALVHVNRRVRQESAGTIRAILAEAMGVYGVLPEPGDVITLEHGPDHG
- a CDS encoding sigma-54-dependent Fis family transcriptional regulator: MNTTEDDHESLSPRLEQLLTIMEHICNDLAWGRYDRAGELFEMTRNAEYPSPLAKLAESFGLMLVKVEAREYRLEGMVTELRRVGDELREARRRLLRENQGLKQGLVERYSAKRIVGQSPPMRAVLGQVERIADTSISVLITGETGTGKELLAKALHYNSPRKAGPFIALNCSAVPETLFERELFGIEKGVATGVLMHRGLLEQAQGGTLLLDEIADMPLSCQGKLLRVLEERELTRVGGTRVLQLDVRILAATNKDMTLAVQSGAFRGDLFFRLNVMSLHLPPLRERREDIVPLMRHFLDLHSRSMGRDQPRLAKSALEALASYDWPGNVRELSNEMERLVALSFVGEIHFEDLSPGIRGNQEREPAATTSVALDLGHVRARPSISSESAEPPAASEPAGSTCIPSREPGSVPPIVTVPGSLLATEKMLILNALRSTQGNKTQAAKVLGISREGLRKKLKRLGITE
- a CDS encoding DUF1566 domain-containing protein, producing the protein MRKMQNYFGTMALAFMLCMAMLFMAGTAFAEPCVDNGNGTVTDNYSGKMWQKDPGVARDFNEAIDYALSRSLGGHSDWRPPSKDELLELSRSPCKNMMELMPFFHWSYTRSGKDDDHAWYVELKSGEAILGKMSSRLFARAVRNIRGW